The genomic window GGCGAACTTGGTGTCCGTCTCCAATACATCGTCGATGGCATCCAACATGACTTCGGCGGTCAGACGTTTGGGATAGAACCGCGAGTGGCTTTTCTCGTCGCGGACGTTAAACGCGTTGGCTTCGGAGGATCGCTGATAGGCTTCGGATTGGCAGATATGACGCACCAGCGCGCGGAGGTCGTAGCCCGAGCGAACAAATTCATCCGCCAAATGTTCCAGCAACGGAACGTTGGAGGGCGGATTGGTGACCCGCAGATCGTCTTCGGGATCGACGATCCCACGACCGAAGAAATGTTTCCAGTAGCGGTTCACAAGCGCCTTGGCGAAGAACGGATTGTCGGGATTGGTCATCCAATCGGCCAACACAACGCGCGGATCTTCGGCGGCGGCGATTTCCTGGGGTTCGGCATCCAAACCCACGGGCTGCAGAGCCTTGCCCGTACGAGGATGGCGGGCCGTGGCCATCCCCACCTTGCTGACTAGCGCCGGTTGATCGGGCGTGCTGCCCGGCTTTGTACCGACCATCGAAAAGAAGGCGGCCATCTGGAAGTAGTCCGTTTGACTCCACTTCTCAAACGGATGGTGGTGGCAGCGGGCGCATTGGATTCGCTGGCCCAAAAACAGCTGAGCCGCGTCCTCCACTCGCTCGTCCCGCGTGGCAACCGTGCGATACCAGGCTACCGGCGGGTTGGCATCGATGTGTCCAGTGGCCGTGATGATCTGGCGTACAAATTGATCGTAGGGTTTATTTTCGGCCAGGCTGCGGCGGATCCAACGCGCGAATGCGTAGGTGCCGTATTGATACCCGGTCGATTTCCGCTCGTTGCGCAAAATCGTCATCCACTTGCTGGCAAACCACTGCGCGTAGTCCGGACTGTCCAGCAGCCGTTCGATCAGTTCGTCGCGTTTATCCGCAGAGCTATCGGCGGAGAAGGCACGTGCTTCCTCGACAGTCGGTAAACGACCGGCCAAGTCCAACGTTACGCGGCGGATGAACGTCGCATCATCGCAGCGCGGTGAAGCGGGGATGTTTAAACGCGCCAGTTTGGCGTTGATGGCTTCGTCGATGGGATTGCGGGGCGGTGGCAAATCAACGATTGCCGCGGAGGTGTCCATTTCCAGGGGCACCGAACCGCTATAGACGCTGACCAGTCCTTGGTAGCGGGCCATCACGGCAAAATCGCCGGTTAAATCCGCCACGGTCACAAAGCCGTTTTCATCGACGTTGGCCATCGCCGTATCGTTGCATTCGTACTGCACCGTACGAGTGATATCTTCGCGGCTGCCGTCCGAATACACTGCCGTGACACGCAACTGTTGGTGACTGCCTCGGGTGACGGTCGATTCGGGGGGAAAGACGTTGATCGAGGTTACGTGGGCGGCATCGGGATCGCCACGGGGCGCGCCCTGGGCGATCCAGCGACGCAGCAAACGATACTCGTGGCTGTCTTTCTGCATCCGTTGTCCACCGCCATGAGGCGATTCATTTAACGCTTTTAATAACAGCAGGCTGTGCTGCGGAGCGGTGGGAAAGATCCGCCGGCCTCGAGATTCGATCACCAATCCGGCGTAATCGTCTTCGGGTTGGAACCCCAGCAGCGATAGTTTGAAACCGTTTTGACCGGCGGCTTTGCCGTGGCAGCCACCACCATTGCACCCCAGTTTGGTAAAGATGGGCACAATCTGGTTGGCGAAATGAACCGGTTGCTGGACTTCAAATCCGGTTACCACCACTTGCACCGAAGTGCTCAAGCCGTCCTCGCTGCGGGCCGTCACAGTCGCCTCGCCGGTGGCTAGCGGATGCACCAGTCCGGTGTCGGACACCGCCACGATGTCGCTTGGGGAAGTGGTGTACGTGACCTGGTGCGTAATGTCCCGCTGTGCCGCGGACGATACTCGCGATACCAGCAATTGATGCCTGGCATCACGGCCTGCCAACACCACCGGGGCTTCGGCGTCGACTTGCGCGAAACGGATTTGATCCGTCGAATCGGCGGCGGCCAGCGACGACGGCAATCCACAAATTGCCCAGCAAGCCAACGCCAGCATCGGACTGCAGGGGAACAACCAGCGGCGCAGAGGTAACTTAAATGAGTTCACGAATCGGCTCATGCTCTACCAAGAATTGCGGGCGTCCCGTGGGATCGACGACCGTGGTGGTCGAAACGTCGATGCCCAAGTTGTGATACAGCGTGGCCAACACTTCTTGCATGTGGACCGGGCGGTCTTCGGCATGCTCGCCCAAACGGTTGGTGCTGCCGATGGCTTGCCCGCCCCGGATGCCGCCTCCGGCCAGATACGCACAACTGACCTGGGGCCAGTGGTCGCGACCGGCATTGCCGTTGATTTTGGGAGTCCGGCCGAACTCTCCCCAGACCACGATCGTCACGTCGTCCAACATGCCCCGCTGTTCCAGGTCTTCAATCAATGCGCTCAGGCACTGGTCCAGTTTGCCACCGTGGTCGCGAACCATGTCGAAGTTTTTGGAATGGCTGTCCCAGCGTCCGTAGCTGAGGCTGACAACGCGGACGCCGGCTTCGATTAAACGGCGAGCCAACAGCAGGTGGTCGTTACAGGTGGGCGCTCCGTCGTACTGGAATTGGTAAGGTTTGCCATCGCCATACCGTGCGACGATTTTGGGATCTTCCTTTGACAGGTCCAGGGCATCCAACAATTTGCTGCTGGTCAACACGTCCAAGGCCTGCTGCCCAAAGGCATCCATACCGGCCATCGCCCCGGTAACGTCGATGTCCCGCCGCATGGTGTCCAGGCTGGCCAGTAACTGTTTGCGATCCTGCAGCCGGTCCAGCGTGATGCCTTGCAGCTTCATATTGTCCATGCCAGGCCCGTCGGGACGAAACGCGGAATAGGCCGCGCCCAGAAAACCGGCGCCGCCGGGATGCGCCCAAGGCCGATGTCGCGTCGGTTTGGCCAGTCCCACAAAGGGAGGCACCGCTGGGTCGACGGGACCTCGCAACTTGGCCGTCGCCGCGCCCAGCGAAGGGTGTCCGCCCAGGTTCTTCAATTGGTTTTGATTCCAACCGCTCATGCACATATATCCGTCGTGTCCGCCCGTGCAGCCGACCACCGAACGGACCACCGCGGCGCGATTCATCAATCCCGCCAAGCGGGGAAAGACTTCGCAGATCTGCACGTCCGGCGACTCCGTGCTGATCGGCCGGAACTCGCCACGGATCTCCGACGGAGCTTCGGTCTTAATGTCCCACATGTCTTGATGCGGCGGGCCACCGGCCAGGAAGATGTTGATCACCGCCTTGTGCGAATGGGACTTGCCCGCCGCCGCTTCGGCACGCAACAGGTCGGCCAAGCCAAAGCCGCCGACGCCCATTCCCAGAGTGCCGATTTTGAGAAAGTCACGACGCGATTGACCGTCACAACAGCGCTGACTACCACCGAAGATGTTTAACATCGCCGTAGCCGTAGGTTAGAAGGTGGGCCACAAGGCACGAGTGTTTCACGATGACTTGCGGAGGGAGGGGGAAGGTTGGTTGCAGCCACGCAAGCGGTTTTCAAGGGCGGTGCAAGCCACCTACAAGATATCCACCTGCGTTGCCCGTTGTCAACTAAATCCGATCCTCGTCAACAGGCTGCCCCACTTCAGTGCGGCTATAGAGGGCGGCTGGCAAGATAGGAGGCTTAGCCAAAACGTTCGTGCTTGCCGATCACGTTTTGGGACTAGTTGTGCCGATTCGTTCGCTTGATCGGGGGGTAGGGTACGAAAATGATCTCATGGCAGGTTTGCATTCAAGACCGGTTGTTCGCTACCTCGCTCGTCGGTGGGCTGTGGCGGTGCTGTGTGGCGTAGGGGTGAGCGTTGCCGGATGCGAGAGTCTGGACCAGCCCAAGCGGGACGTCGGCCAACAACGCAATCAGCAACTATACCAGCAAACGCTGCTGAACACGGCACTGCCGGAAACCGTGTTGCCGTCGATCGCCGATCTTGGCGCCCCAGGCGGAGCCGCGCCGGCCGAACGGCAGGAGCGCGAGATGTCTTTGCATGAAGCGCTGACGATCGCGATGACGCAGCCTGATGTCAAACGCGTGGACGTGGACGGCCAGGTGGCTGCCTCGCCCAATACCTTTTATGACATCCAGGCGTCCGAAGCTCGACTGCAAGCGGCCCTGACCGCGTTTGACGCGACCCTTGATTCGAAACTGTATACCAACCAATTCAAAAGCCCCCCCAACGCGTTCTTTGGTCCTGGGTTAACGCAGCCCGAGAATCGCGACGAGGCGGCCGTCCAATTTGGTTTAACCAAACCGCTGCTGCACGGCGGATTGTTGTCCACCAACTACAACCCCGATCCCGGCTACTTCTTCCTTCCGGGCGGGACCACCGACAGTTTCAATCCCACCTACGCCAGTGAATGGCAGGTGTCGCTGAAGCAACCGCTACTAAGAAATGCAGGGTTAGAGGTCAACATCGCACCGATCCAGGTCTCGCAGTTGGAAGTCGAACAGTCGGCCTGGGAATTCAAAAACACCTTGATGGCTTCGATTCGCGACGTCGTGGAAACCTACTGGCAACTGCACGCCACGGATGTCGCCCTACGGGAATACGAACAGGTGATCCCGGTGTTGGAAGAAATTGTGCGACTGCAACGGGAATCGCTTCGCGCCGAATTGGTGATCGCCGCCGATGTCGCCAAGGCCCAAGCCAAACTGCATGAATACAAGCAGGAATACATTCGCATTCAGTCCGAGCGGGTAACGCGTGAACTGCGACTGCGAAACCTGTTGCAGCTTCCGCCCCACGACGGCTATACGCTGCGAACCGTCACGCCGCCGACGGACCAACAACGGCGGTTGGACACCGGCCAAGCCTATTTGGTCGCCGTCGACAACCAACCCGACATCGTCAAGAAACGTTTGGACGTGTGCATCCGCAGGCTGGAGTTGCTGGTCAAAGCCAACCAACGCAAACCCGATCTGGATTTCACCGCACTGTATCGCTTGAACGGGCTGGGAGAAAACCTTGGCGACGCCTGGGACCAGATGGCGAGCGCGGAATTCACCGACGTCGAACTGGGAATCGCATTTTCGATGCCCGTGGGCATGCGGCGAGGCAAGGCCGAGTACCAGGAGGCGCGATTTCGCCTGGCACGCGATCAGCGGTTGTTGGAACAGCAATCGTTTTCGGCGCTGCACGCCTTAACCGAAGCGGCTCGGCAAGTCGAATTGGCGTACCAAGAATACGAGCAGGCTAAGTTGCAACTGAAATACGCCACCGAGTGGACCAAGGGCGCTAAGTTGCGTTACGAAAACCCCGAACCGGAATCGAGCAGCAGTAACTGGATGGTGGAAAATCTGAACGACTACTACTTCGCTATCCGGTCGCGAACCGATGCCACCATCGCCGTCGCCGAAGCGCTGAATCAATACAATTTTCAAATGGTACGGTTCGAAGAAGTCCAAGGGACGTTGTTGGAATTTTTTGCCATCGACTACGTCAGCGATCCCTGTCGACAAGCCTCACGGTTGGCTCCGCTGGCGGTGCCCGCCACGGCGTTGCCGGAGTCGCCGACCGCAGGGGAACGCCTGATCGATCGCCTGCAGTCGGCGACGATTGATCAGCCCGCGACGCTAGAGCAGCCAGTAGCGAGCGGTCAGCCAGCAGTGATTGGTCCGCCGGTAAATGCTCAGCCGGCGATGGCGGATGCCAGCTTTCAAGAGTTCATTGAAACCTTGAACCAGTATTAAAGCTCGCGGATTGTGAAATCGCGGGCTACCACTGGAATTCAGTCCGCAGAATTCGCAGCATGGCATGGACCAACAGCACGCCGCTCGGTCGCCGTTTGCTGTGGATGCGTCCGAACCCGGTCATTCCCGTCCGCAGCGTGCCGGCGGAGTTATCGACCTTGCAGTACACGGTCACGGTGCGTGAACCACTGGGCGGGGTCGGCGGCGTGCCGGCGGCGGCTAGCGCGATACCACCAACGGGTTGGGCGGCCGGGGCAATTCGATCGACCGTCGCGGTGAGGCTTTCAAAGGGCAGCGAGCGTGGCTTCAGCGTGATCGGCTGGCCGATCACCAACACCCGCGCGTCCTTTTCCGAAATCGAGATCTCGGCTTCCAGGTTTTGCAGGTCTTCGATCACGCACAGCGGGGTTCCGCGATCGACATAGACGCCGATCTTCTCTTTCAGGTGGGGCGTAATGATGGTTCCGCCGACCGGGCATTTGACGATTTGCTTTTCTTGTTTTCGAAGCAGGTGGTTGAGTTCTTGTTTCAGCCGTTGGAGGTGCGCCTGTTCGGCCTCGATGTCCTCTTGTCGCGAACCGGCTTCGAGCAGCGTGAGGGCCGCTTGGGCGTCGGCCAGTTCCTTTTCGCGACGCGCCAATTCGCCTTCAAACTTGATCACGCCTTCGGCTTCTCGTGCCTGTTTAAGCGCTTCGGCGCGGTTGGCTTCCAGGACCGCTTCTTGTTTGTTTTTTTTGTGGGTTAATAGTTGCTGACCGGCCAACCCGCCGGCGTCATGCAGGGACTGCATCTTGACCAACACCTGCTCACAGAATTCGAGTTGAGCGGCCGCGCTCTTGCGGCTCAATTCCAACGCCGCCAGTTCTTTGTCCAGGCTCTGCCGGGCCCGTTCCAAGTCGCTGATCGCCAGGTCTCGCCAATCGCTCGCGCGGACGATCCGAGCCTTTTGGTCATCGATTTGTTCTTGGCGGGGTCCGCAGGTTAATCGCCGCAAGATCGCTTCGACCTCCGCAATCTCGGATCGCTTGGTGGCCAAATTGCTGATCAGATCGGGCACTTCAATCACGGCCAACGGGGCGTCGCCTGCCACCACGTCGCCTTCATCGAAATGAACATCGCGGACAAAACCCGCGATCGGCGCGCGGACTTCTCGGCGAACAACCGGCCGCAGATAAAACTCACCCCCGGCGCGATCGTGTATGGGGATGGCCAGCAGGCCGGCGACCACTGCCAACAGAATCAACAGCCGGAACTTTCGTAAGCGTAACATGGTTCTGAAATTCTCCCCCAAAGTTCCCGAAAAGTAGCGTCTGGTCAGCAGGCAGAAGAACCCGAAGGCCGCAAACAAACTGCTGATCCCCATCAGGGATTGCAGGTACAGCGACGCCTGGAAACTCATCAGGCCTAAGAAGCCGACCGTAAAGATCCAATTGGCCATGCCGAAGGTTAACAGCCGGCCATGCTCGGGATCCGGTCCCGGTTTTTCACCGCCCCATGCCAGCCAGCGTACGTGAGCCACGAAACGTGCTCGGGCCCGGCGACGAAGGTTATGCGTGTTCAGGACGTCGCAGAGTGCATAGTAGCCGTCCAGTCGCATCAAGGGATTTAGATTGAATGCGACCCGGATCCCACATGCCGACACGACCACCCAGGCCGCAAAATTGATCGAGCTGTCGGGCGTGGTGGCGCGCCAGACGAACACCGCCACGATCCACACCAAAAAATCGACATATGTCCCGGCCATGCTGATCAACAAACGCTGCCAACGGCTGGGCAGCAGCCAAGCGTCCGAAACGTTGCAGTACAGGCAGGGCGTAAAGAAGATCCACAACGCCCCCATCTCATGCACTTCGCCGCCGTAGCGTTTGCAAGCCAAGCCGTGACCGAACTCGTGGAGGATCGTGATCGCAATGATCGTGAGCCAAAACACCGCCAACGTTTTCCAGCCGAGGTGGGTGCTGAATTGCTGCACCAACACACTGCGGTCGCTCCACACAATCCCCAGGGCCAGGCATCCCAGAATCATCGCCGCGACGGCAACGGTGGGGCTGAACAAGGCTCGGGTGCGCGGTTCCAAGCGGTTCAGGACCGCATCGGGATCGAACAGCTTGACGCGAAAGAACAACAGGCTCTGCTTCTTCGCTGCTGTACGGCAGCGACGCCAGAGGTCCGTCAAGCGTAGCGATTGCGTCTGGTCACCGGAGCTTGACGAACGGCTGTGCGAGCGCTGGACCAATCCC from Roseimaritima ulvae includes these protein-coding regions:
- a CDS encoding DUF1549 domain-containing protein, which encodes MNSFKLPLRRWLFPCSPMLALACWAICGLPSSLAAADSTDQIRFAQVDAEAPVVLAGRDARHQLLVSRVSSAAQRDITHQVTYTTSPSDIVAVSDTGLVHPLATGEATVTARSEDGLSTSVQVVVTGFEVQQPVHFANQIVPIFTKLGCNGGGCHGKAAGQNGFKLSLLGFQPEDDYAGLVIESRGRRIFPTAPQHSLLLLKALNESPHGGGQRMQKDSHEYRLLRRWIAQGAPRGDPDAAHVTSINVFPPESTVTRGSHQQLRVTAVYSDGSREDITRTVQYECNDTAMANVDENGFVTVADLTGDFAVMARYQGLVSVYSGSVPLEMDTSAAIVDLPPPRNPIDEAINAKLARLNIPASPRCDDATFIRRVTLDLAGRLPTVEEARAFSADSSADKRDELIERLLDSPDYAQWFASKWMTILRNERKSTGYQYGTYAFARWIRRSLAENKPYDQFVRQIITATGHIDANPPVAWYRTVATRDERVEDAAQLFLGQRIQCARCHHHPFEKWSQTDYFQMAAFFSMVGTKPGSTPDQPALVSKVGMATARHPRTGKALQPVGLDAEPQEIAAAEDPRVVLADWMTNPDNPFFAKALVNRYWKHFFGRGIVDPEDDLRVTNPPSNVPLLEHLADEFVRSGYDLRALVRHICQSEAYQRSSEANAFNVRDEKSHSRFYPKRLTAEVMLDAIDDVLETDTKFAGMPAGTRAISLPDTGFDSYFLTVFGRPAAKTACECERTTESNLAQSLHLLNSSQMLAKLTDDGGRSARYAGESPNAKATETQLNELYLAALSRPPTASELSVSLQYLQDREDRRQAFEDLTWALINTKEFGFNH
- a CDS encoding DUF1501 domain-containing protein; the encoded protein is MLNIFGGSQRCCDGQSRRDFLKIGTLGMGVGGFGLADLLRAEAAAGKSHSHKAVINIFLAGGPPHQDMWDIKTEAPSEIRGEFRPISTESPDVQICEVFPRLAGLMNRAAVVRSVVGCTGGHDGYMCMSGWNQNQLKNLGGHPSLGAATAKLRGPVDPAVPPFVGLAKPTRHRPWAHPGGAGFLGAAYSAFRPDGPGMDNMKLQGITLDRLQDRKQLLASLDTMRRDIDVTGAMAGMDAFGQQALDVLTSSKLLDALDLSKEDPKIVARYGDGKPYQFQYDGAPTCNDHLLLARRLIEAGVRVVSLSYGRWDSHSKNFDMVRDHGGKLDQCLSALIEDLEQRGMLDDVTIVVWGEFGRTPKINGNAGRDHWPQVSCAYLAGGGIRGGQAIGSTNRLGEHAEDRPVHMQEVLATLYHNLGIDVSTTTVVDPTGRPQFLVEHEPIRELI
- a CDS encoding TolC family protein → MAGLHSRPVVRYLARRWAVAVLCGVGVSVAGCESLDQPKRDVGQQRNQQLYQQTLLNTALPETVLPSIADLGAPGGAAPAERQEREMSLHEALTIAMTQPDVKRVDVDGQVAASPNTFYDIQASEARLQAALTAFDATLDSKLYTNQFKSPPNAFFGPGLTQPENRDEAAVQFGLTKPLLHGGLLSTNYNPDPGYFFLPGGTTDSFNPTYASEWQVSLKQPLLRNAGLEVNIAPIQVSQLEVEQSAWEFKNTLMASIRDVVETYWQLHATDVALREYEQVIPVLEEIVRLQRESLRAELVIAADVAKAQAKLHEYKQEYIRIQSERVTRELRLRNLLQLPPHDGYTLRTVTPPTDQQRRLDTGQAYLVAVDNQPDIVKKRLDVCIRRLELLVKANQRKPDLDFTALYRLNGLGENLGDAWDQMASAEFTDVELGIAFSMPVGMRRGKAEYQEARFRLARDQRLLEQQSFSALHALTEAARQVELAYQEYEQAKLQLKYATEWTKGAKLRYENPEPESSSSNWMVENLNDYYFAIRSRTDATIAVAEALNQYNFQMVRFEEVQGTLLEFFAIDYVSDPCRQASRLAPLAVPATALPESPTAGERLIDRLQSATIDQPATLEQPVASGQPAVIGPPVNAQPAMADASFQEFIETLNQY
- a CDS encoding efflux RND transporter periplasmic adaptor subunit translates to MSATKSSTETIPRISEDIRIASPDADGVTVVKNHRKQRYMRLGPQESFLLSMLDGQQTYAQVVGKFEQQFSEPLTIEELSGFVALARKEGLVQRSHSRSSSSGDQTQSLRLTDLWRRCRTAAKKQSLLFFRVKLFDPDAVLNRLEPRTRALFSPTVAVAAMILGCLALGIVWSDRSVLVQQFSTHLGWKTLAVFWLTIIAITILHEFGHGLACKRYGGEVHEMGALWIFFTPCLYCNVSDAWLLPSRWQRLLISMAGTYVDFLVWIVAVFVWRATTPDSSINFAAWVVVSACGIRVAFNLNPLMRLDGYYALCDVLNTHNLRRRARARFVAHVRWLAWGGEKPGPDPEHGRLLTFGMANWIFTVGFLGLMSFQASLYLQSLMGISSLFAAFGFFCLLTRRYFSGTLGENFRTMLRLRKFRLLILLAVVAGLLAIPIHDRAGGEFYLRPVVRREVRAPIAGFVRDVHFDEGDVVAGDAPLAVIEVPDLISNLATKRSEIAEVEAILRRLTCGPRQEQIDDQKARIVRASDWRDLAISDLERARQSLDKELAALELSRKSAAAQLEFCEQVLVKMQSLHDAGGLAGQQLLTHKKNKQEAVLEANRAEALKQAREAEGVIKFEGELARREKELADAQAALTLLEAGSRQEDIEAEQAHLQRLKQELNHLLRKQEKQIVKCPVGGTIITPHLKEKIGVYVDRGTPLCVIEDLQNLEAEISISEKDARVLVIGQPITLKPRSLPFESLTATVDRIAPAAQPVGGIALAAAGTPPTPPSGSRTVTVYCKVDNSAGTLRTGMTGFGRIHSKRRPSGVLLVHAMLRILRTEFQW